From a region of the Nothobranchius furzeri strain GRZ-AD chromosome 12, NfurGRZ-RIMD1, whole genome shotgun sequence genome:
- the slc29a3 gene encoding equilibrative nucleoside transporter 3 — MKMNHAEAAHPSVNSSYLPNLHDEQSATEDEGEDCGPSASLVPKLSSTPLAVRFSPEDSYNLVYIIFFVMGISSLLPWNFFITARDYWTYKLNNNTVHGEQSDLSVNFESYLSVASTVPSLLFLILNYFLVNRLSPNFRILSSLIVMLLVFVLTTALVKVDVSDRRTEFFVGTLASLAVLSGASNLLCGSVFGFTGYFPMRISQALIAGQAMGGTLSAVASVVNLAVTEDITNSTLYYFLTADVCILLCIIAYLLLPKLAYSSHYIQAAKRVGPGSISESRTAHAVPPLQPILKKAWVLGLSVFGVFFVTISVFPSVSSGIQSMNKDSNSPWTTTYFMPITSFLLYNVADFCGRQATAWVQVPGPTSPVLPVLVLCRVVLLPLFVLCNYQPRDHHPTVVFNSDVYPIVFNCLLGLSNGYLGTLPMIYGPKVVPREVAEATGVVMTFFLALGLAAGSAFSVLVVHSI; from the exons ATGAAAATGAACCACGCAGAAGCAGCACACCCAAGTGTCAACTCGTCTTACCTTCCAAATTTACACGATGAACAAAGTGCAACAGAAGATGAGGGTGAGGACTGTGGTCCTTCTGCATCTCTCGTACCAAAACTTTCCTCGACACCCCTCGCTGTGCGCTTCAGTCCAGAGGACTCGTATAATCTGGTTTACATCATCTTTTTTGTGATGGGCATCAGCTCCCTGCTGCCCTGGAACTTTTTCATAACAGCCCGGGACTATTGGACCTACAAACTTAACAACAACACCGTTCACGGTGAACAATCAGACCTCAGT GTCAACTTTGAAAGTTATCTGTCTGTTGCCTCCACAGTACCCTCCCTGCTGTTTCTAATACTCAACTATTTCCTTGTAAACAG GTTGTCTCCAAACTTTAGAATCCTATCATCTCTCATTGTGATGCTGTTGGTGTTCGTGTTGACCACGGCGCTGGTGAAGGTGGATGTGTCGGACCGCAGGACAGAGTTCTTTGTCGGCACTCTTGCCAGTCTGGCAGTCCTCAGCGGAGCCTCCAACCTGTTATGTGGCAGCGTGTTCGGGTTTACCGGATATTTTCCCATGAGGATCTCTCAGGCCCTGATAGCAG GCCAGGCCATGGGGGGTACGTTGAGTGCAGTAGCATCAGTAGTGAACCTAGCTGTAACTGAGGACATAACCAACAGCACACTCTACTACTTCCTCACAGCTGATGTCTGCATCCTGCTCTGCATCATCGCATATTTACTTTTGCCCAAGCTGGCTTATTCAAG TCACTACATTCAGGCAGCAAAGCGTGTCGGTCCAGGATCCATCAGCGAGAGTCGGACTGCACATGCTGTTCCACCCCTGCAGCCCATCTTGAAGAAGGCATGGGTTCTTGGTCTGAGTGTCTTCGGTGTCTTCTTTGTCACCATCTCAGTGTTTCCATCTGTATCGTCGGGGATCCAGTCTATGAACAAGGACAGCAACAGTCCGTGGACCACCACATACTTTATGCCCATTACCAGTTTCCTGTTATATAATGTAGCAGACTTCTGCGGCAGGCAGGCGACAGCCTGGGTGCAGGTCCCTGGTCCCACCAGTCCAGTCCTGCCGGTCCTGGTGCTGTGTCGCGTTGTCCTGCTGCCGCTCTTCGTGTTGTGTAACTACCAGCCACGGGACCACCACCCTACTGTTGTGTTTAACAGTGATGTGTACCCCATAGTTTTTAACTGCCTTCTAGGTCTTTCCAATGGGTACCTGGGCACGCTGCCCATGATCTATGGGCCAAAGGTGGTACCTCGGGAGGTGGCGGAGGCCACGGGTGTGGTGATGACGTTCTTTCTCGCCCTGGGATTGGCTGCTGGGTCTGCGTTTTCTGTGCTGGTTGTGCACAGCATCTGA
- the psap gene encoding prosaposin isoform X1 — MLLLTLLFVSSAVATPLLGTEQCARGAPYWCQNVKTASLCGAVAHCQQNVWNKPQLKTVPCDLCKEVLMVVEQLLKDNATESEILRYLEKACQLIPEKDLTSECKEIVDNYYPILYGIITGELQDPGVVCGAMGLCKSQQMSLAMFPVQEKLMSNEIPENDVLQVSPFLLNVPGLLYPQENLKESKETQKQENDVVCDDCVKFLTDAQNEAKSNTTFVDALIASIEKQCELLGPGMSDICKQYVGEYGTVVIQQLMSMEPKDICSRAGFCAAVKSAPMLDLQPAKTVPAAQLFPAMRVESTPVKQMVRVHEPPACAICEFVMKQVESMLEDQATEEQIVHAVESVCSFLPSTLTAQCKDLVETYGQAIIELLVQQADPKTVCTVLALCNGANRAFVEVLNQPRFEAGGYCDVCKLAVKYIDGILEKNATEAEIEEAVKKVCSFLPDSYRTECDQLIEQYEPMLVQMMLQMLDPDFVCTKVGACPEATRKLLGTERCSWGPDFWCKNMQTASLCNAVAHCRRHVWA, encoded by the exons ATGCTGCTCCTAACTCTGCTCTTCGTGTCTTCAG ctgtggctactcctCTGCTGGGCACTGAGCAGTGTGCCCGTGGCGCCCCCTACTGGTGTCAGAATGTGAAGACGGCGTCTCTCTGTGGAGCTGTGGCTCACTGCCAGCAGAATGTGTGGAACAAACCCCAGCTG AAAACTGTACCATGTGACTTGTGTAAAGAGGTGCTGATGGTGGTGGAACAGTTGCTGAAGGACAATGCAACTGAG TCTGAGATTCTCAGGTACCTGGAGAAGGCCTGCCAGCTCATCCCTGAAAAAGATTTAACTTCTGAGTGCAAAGAGATTGTGGATAACTACTACCCCATTCTGTACGGGATCATCACCGGAGAATTG CAGGATCCTGGTGTTGTGTGTGGCGCTATGGGACTGTGTAAGTCTCAGCAGATGTCCCTGGCCATGTTTCCGGTCCAGGAGAAGCTCATGTCCAATGAAATCCCAGAGAATGACGTTCTACAAGTGTCTCCTTTCCTCCTCAATGTCCCTGGGCTCCTGTATCCTCAGGAGAACCTGAAGGAATCGAAGGAAACTCAAAAGCAG GAAAACGATGTGGTATGTGACGACTGTGTCAAGTTCTTGACTGATGCCCAAAATGAAGccaagtccaacaccacctttgttgaTGCTCTTATTGCTAGCATTGAGAAGCAGTGCGAGTTGTTGGGGCCAGGCATGAGTGACATT TGTAAACAGTATGTTGGGGAGTATGGGACGGTtgtcatccagcagctgatgtccaTG GAACCCAAAGACATTTGCTCTCGTGCCGGTTTCTGTGCTGCTGTGAAGTCTGCTCCCATGTTGGATCTGCAGCCTGCCAAGACTGTCCCTGCTGCTCAGCTTTTTCCTGCCATGAGGGTGGAGTCTACTCCTGTTAAG CAAATGGTGCGTGTCCATGAGCCCCCGGCCTGTGCTATCTGTGAGTTTGTGATGAAGCAGGTCGAGTCAATGCTGGAGGATCAAGCTACAGAG GAGCAGATTGTCCATGCCGTGGAGAGTGTGTGTTCATTCCTGCCCTCCACCTTGACTGCCCAGTGCAAGGACCTGGTCGAGACATACGGACAGGCCATTATTGAGCTGCTGGTGCAGCAGGCCGACCCCAAGACTGTGTGCACAGTTCTGGCTCTCTGCAATGGTGCCAACCGTGCATTTGTTG AGGTACTGAACCAGCCCCGTTTTGAGGCTGGAGGATACTGTGATGTGTGCAAGCTGGCGGTGAAATACATAGATGGCATTTTGGAGAAGAATGCTACAGAAGCTGAGATCGAGGAAGCTGTCAAGAAAGTCTGCAGCTTCCTGCCAGACTCTTACAGGACCGAG TGTGACCAGTTGATCGAGCAGTACGAGCCCATGCTTGTCCAGATGATGCTCCAGATGCTTGACCCAGACTTTGTGTGCACA AAAGTGGGAGCGTGCCCTGAAGCGACGCGAAAGCTGCTGGGAACAGAGCGCTGCTCCTGGGGACCAGACTTCTGGTGCAAGAACATGCAAACGGCTTCTCTGTGCAAT GCTGTGGCCCACTGCAGACGCCATGTGTGGGCATAG
- the psap gene encoding prosaposin isoform X2, translating into MLLLTLLFVSSAVATPLLGTEQCARGAPYWCQNVKTASLCGAVAHCQQNVWNKPQLKTVPCDLCKEVLMVVEQLLKDNATESEILRYLEKACQLIPEKDLTSECKEIVDNYYPILYGIITGELDPGVVCGAMGLCKSQQMSLAMFPVQEKLMSNEIPENDVLQVSPFLLNVPGLLYPQENLKESKETQKQENDVVCDDCVKFLTDAQNEAKSNTTFVDALIASIEKQCELLGPGMSDICKQYVGEYGTVVIQQLMSMEPKDICSRAGFCAAVKSAPMLDLQPAKTVPAAQLFPAMRVESTPVKQMVRVHEPPACAICEFVMKQVESMLEDQATEEQIVHAVESVCSFLPSTLTAQCKDLVETYGQAIIELLVQQADPKTVCTVLALCNGANRAFVEVLNQPRFEAGGYCDVCKLAVKYIDGILEKNATEAEIEEAVKKVCSFLPDSYRTECDQLIEQYEPMLVQMMLQMLDPDFVCTKVGACPEATRKLLGTERCSWGPDFWCKNMQTASLCNAVAHCRRHVWA; encoded by the exons ATGCTGCTCCTAACTCTGCTCTTCGTGTCTTCAG ctgtggctactcctCTGCTGGGCACTGAGCAGTGTGCCCGTGGCGCCCCCTACTGGTGTCAGAATGTGAAGACGGCGTCTCTCTGTGGAGCTGTGGCTCACTGCCAGCAGAATGTGTGGAACAAACCCCAGCTG AAAACTGTACCATGTGACTTGTGTAAAGAGGTGCTGATGGTGGTGGAACAGTTGCTGAAGGACAATGCAACTGAG TCTGAGATTCTCAGGTACCTGGAGAAGGCCTGCCAGCTCATCCCTGAAAAAGATTTAACTTCTGAGTGCAAAGAGATTGTGGATAACTACTACCCCATTCTGTACGGGATCATCACCGGAGAATTG GATCCTGGTGTTGTGTGTGGCGCTATGGGACTGTGTAAGTCTCAGCAGATGTCCCTGGCCATGTTTCCGGTCCAGGAGAAGCTCATGTCCAATGAAATCCCAGAGAATGACGTTCTACAAGTGTCTCCTTTCCTCCTCAATGTCCCTGGGCTCCTGTATCCTCAGGAGAACCTGAAGGAATCGAAGGAAACTCAAAAGCAG GAAAACGATGTGGTATGTGACGACTGTGTCAAGTTCTTGACTGATGCCCAAAATGAAGccaagtccaacaccacctttgttgaTGCTCTTATTGCTAGCATTGAGAAGCAGTGCGAGTTGTTGGGGCCAGGCATGAGTGACATT TGTAAACAGTATGTTGGGGAGTATGGGACGGTtgtcatccagcagctgatgtccaTG GAACCCAAAGACATTTGCTCTCGTGCCGGTTTCTGTGCTGCTGTGAAGTCTGCTCCCATGTTGGATCTGCAGCCTGCCAAGACTGTCCCTGCTGCTCAGCTTTTTCCTGCCATGAGGGTGGAGTCTACTCCTGTTAAG CAAATGGTGCGTGTCCATGAGCCCCCGGCCTGTGCTATCTGTGAGTTTGTGATGAAGCAGGTCGAGTCAATGCTGGAGGATCAAGCTACAGAG GAGCAGATTGTCCATGCCGTGGAGAGTGTGTGTTCATTCCTGCCCTCCACCTTGACTGCCCAGTGCAAGGACCTGGTCGAGACATACGGACAGGCCATTATTGAGCTGCTGGTGCAGCAGGCCGACCCCAAGACTGTGTGCACAGTTCTGGCTCTCTGCAATGGTGCCAACCGTGCATTTGTTG AGGTACTGAACCAGCCCCGTTTTGAGGCTGGAGGATACTGTGATGTGTGCAAGCTGGCGGTGAAATACATAGATGGCATTTTGGAGAAGAATGCTACAGAAGCTGAGATCGAGGAAGCTGTCAAGAAAGTCTGCAGCTTCCTGCCAGACTCTTACAGGACCGAG TGTGACCAGTTGATCGAGCAGTACGAGCCCATGCTTGTCCAGATGATGCTCCAGATGCTTGACCCAGACTTTGTGTGCACA AAAGTGGGAGCGTGCCCTGAAGCGACGCGAAAGCTGCTGGGAACAGAGCGCTGCTCCTGGGGACCAGACTTCTGGTGCAAGAACATGCAAACGGCTTCTCTGTGCAAT GCTGTGGCCCACTGCAGACGCCATGTGTGGGCATAG